In Lusitaniella coriacea LEGE 07157, the DNA window CCAGAAGGCGTTGGAAGATTACCAGGGAATGATCGCGGATCACCACGCAAAATATGAACTCAACAATTACAGCAATCGCAAAAGCGGCGGTCGGACGATCGAGGATACGATTAATATTGCTGAGTTGGTTCCTGATGGTTTAGACCTTTGAGGGTAAAATCTTGAGACACTTTATAAGCTGGAACCTTGCCAATCATCATTATTAAAGCCCGTCCTGGGAAAACTACTGCTGAACAAGCGCTCGAATTAATCGACGCTCACCCGGATGGCATCAGTATCAGGGAGCTTTGCGTTACATTGAATCGTCCTGTCTCAATGATTCAGATTTGTCTCAAAGCAGCGCTTACGGCAGGTCGCATTACTGCAATTCAAGAAGGAATGTCATTGGTCTACTGTTTAAAAAGCGAAAGAATTGGGAAAAATAAAGATTAACCAATTATTTCCACGATCGCGAACATGAGTGAGATAACGACAGGTGTAGATCGAAAAGACTTGTTCCCTCATAGCATTTACCGGATCAAGTCGATCATGACTCAGTTGTTTGAAAATTCAAAAGAAGTTTTTGATGCAGGCTTTTTCAATAAAAAAGTGGGGCATGAGTATATTGGGAAAGAATACATTCACGAAGGGCAGTTTTCAATTAAGTATGCAGGAAAACGAGAAACCCCAAACCATCACTACACAATAGAAGCAGTCAGAAAAAAAGATGAAGGAAGGTTAGGTGATGTAGTGTTGAAGGTATATAAAGATGCCAAAGCTCTTGACGCTATTTGGGGGAGGAGAAACAGGGCGCATTATAAAAATATGGGTTTTGAATCTCCAGCAGAAGTTGCGGTTGCCATTGAATTCAGCAGGCGGAAAATATTATTTTTCTCAAACCCAACTTGTTTAATTGAGGATCGGTCGGGCGTTCCCGTAACTAGGCGACCAGATTTTCTAGTGGTCTACAAAGGACAAACTCGAATCCTTGAAGTTGATGGGGGTCAGTATCACCAGAATGCTCTTGAGGATTATCGGCGCGATCGACTGTTTGAGCGACACGGTTTGCGGGTTACGAGATTCACTGCTGATGAATGTCTGACGCACCCAGAATTAGTTGTTGATGAGTTTTTGGAGCTATTTAGTCTGGGGAACCATGCCGATATCGCATTTGAGAAAATGCTCAGAGAGCAACAGCGAACAATACGCTTAGATTAATAAAGTGCAAATAACCAAACCCATTCAAATAGTACTAACAGTTGCGGTGTTACTGTTAGCGGGAACTGCCGCCGCTCACTATGCTCTGTCCCGTTCTGGCAGCGATACCGAACACGGTTGGCGGGTCAGCGCGATCGCGTCTGGAAACCAAGTCACGCTCACCAGGAAGAGGAGAGAGAAAGTTTTCAAACTCTGTGGGGTGGACATTCCAGAAGGCTTTGCAAAAGAGGCTGAGGACGCGCTACGGTCAATCCTGCCAAGGAATCAAGAAATTTTTTTGGTTCGCTCAGGGCGCGATCGCGGGTCGGTAGAAGTTTTTGTCCCTCAAGGTGAGGGTGAGAATTTGGTCAATGTCGAGTTATTGATTCGTGGTTTAGGACGTGCGATCAAGCCTAAAGATTGTCCTAATGGCATTGCGCTGGAGAATGCGGAACAGATAGCGCGAGAAGCCAAACTGGGGATTTGGAAAAGGAGTGAGATTGAACTTCAATCTCACTCCCCACTTTTCATTTTGATGTTTCCCTGACGATTTTTGTAGAGTCAAATTGAAAAGTTTTTCTTGCAGCTTTTGCACTTCAGGCGTTGCTTACCGGATTTTCTTTTCCCGTTTTTGGCTAAGTCTTTTCCTCCACAGTGGGGACAGGTGGGGGCTATCTCCATTCCCTTAGAAGAATTTTCGTCCTCTTCCAAGGGAGGGTTTTGGGAGTTCAGTTCTAGTAGGCGCTCCAGCGATTTCCGCATCCCCTCACTACCCTCCATCCCCACCTCATCACCACTCAAGGGGGAGGTATCCTCCAGTCCATCATTCTCTAAACCAGACTCAATTTCTGGCTTGAGAAACTGTTGATAAAGGCGTGTGATTTCTTGAGGGAAGAAACCTGGGCAAGGGGCTAAGTTAACAGGCTCGATCGCGCGACTGGGAATTGTCTCTGTGAGCAAATGCCCGTGATGCGAAACGTGCTTAAATGGCTTCAAGAATTTACCCTTTCCATCTGTCCATTTTGCAGACGCAATGAAGTAGCCATCGCCATAAGCTGCGAGGTAATGTTGCAAGCCTAGATTAGCCTTCAACTCCTCATCGGTTGCCAATGCCTTAGCCGCATCGTTCAGGTAGATTTGGAGGTAGGAATTAAGCGTTCCCGTATTCCAAATCTTCACCGCTTGAGTTCCGCCCTTAGAGCCTTTTCCTTCTGGCGAGAGGTTCTGAATCTGATCGTTCGTTCCCATTGCCACGAGGAAAACTTTACGCTTACTTCCCCTGGTTTCAATGGCACGAATCGCCTCGCTAATCTCAACGAGTTCGTTTTTGTCCATGCCAGCAAAACTGGTCAACGCCTCATCGATAAACAGCAGGATTGGCGGTGAAGCCCAGTAGCGCTGCTTGTCGTTGCGGAATGGGAGAGAGGATTGGGGATTGTCTAATTGAGCCTTGACCGCCTTCAGCAGCCGGAAAAACGCCTCTCGGTCATTGGTCACGGGAACTCCTAACCTTGCCCAAGAACTGTCCTCTCTACCTCCCTCAGAGATATCCAATGCCACAGCAATAACCGAATCCGCCCCAAGGCTAAACAGCCGCGCTAACTCAACCGAATGTAGGGCTTTTCCACTCCCTTGGTCGCCAACGATGAATGCTGGCTTGAGAATCGGCTTATCTCCCCTAACCAACAAATTCCGCAATTCTGGCAATCCCTTATCAAGATTCTCGCGACGGCGATAGGTGGAAAGTTCTGCTTTGAGACGAGCCGCGATCGCGCTGGCTTTCTCTAATTCCAATTGATAGAGGTTAGCAAGTTTCTCTTGAGTCTCAGCTACCGCTTGATTACGAGTTGATTCCACCATTACCGCAATCTCTTGCTCTCGCATCTCCATTTCTCGTTGCAGGTTGGCGGTCAACTGCTGTAACTGGCGATTGTTTTCTACCACCTGTTGCATCTGGGATTGGCTCTGAGCTGTTTGCATTTCACGGTGCCTCAGCATTTCCTCTTTGGAATCGAGGGCTTGCTGACGGGCTTGGAGGGCAAAGTTTAACTGCTCGTTTTCACGCTTGAGGTCTTCCACCCGCCTCACTCGGTTCCGGGCAAGCTCTAAATCCTCATTGAGGTCAGTCAACCGCCGCTCATATCTCCGAGAGGCTTCTGATTCCCCTTCAGAACGGGCGATAACGAACGCTTCTCTGAGTTGAGCAATCTGCTCTTCTTTTTGGGCGATGATGGCTTCTAGACGCTCTGTGAGGGCTTTGGTTGACTTTTCTATTTCCTGCTTCTGTTGAGTGAGTTGGTTGGTGAGTTTGGATTCCCACGCGCGATCGCGCTTTTGTTTATCTTTCTCCCATTCCCCCTCTGTCTCTTGCTTTCCCTGGCTAATACCCTCTGTCTTGCCCTCGTGGTATCGCTTCTCTGCCAATTTAAGTTCGGCTCGGATTCTGCTGAGTTTGTCACCAACGATGCGACCAACCAGTAAGGAACCGAACAGGCAAAATAAGCCCGTTCCCGTGAGGGAGTATCCCGCAAGAATTCCTCCCGGTTGATTTTTGGCTGTGGCATAGAGCGCGATCGGGGCTGATACCCCACAGAGGGCAAGAGAAGCTAGGGAGAGGTTATTGGTTAACCCATCCCAACTTTCCAACTGTTTCTTGGACGCAATGAACTCCTCTTGCATGGTTTACGAGCCTCCGAAGTCGGGAACGCCAGGAAGAACGGGAGAAACGCCGTAAGCCAGCGATAACTGTTGCATGACTGCTTCGTTACTCACCCGCAATTGCTGGGCTTGGATTGCCAGCGAGGTCAGCTTCCCGCGACTAATCTCTTGCTGAAGCATTCGCGTGGCATTGGTGGTCTGTACGCCATCGTGAGCTTGCGCGGTTCCCACTTCAGCCGATTGCAGTTGATAGCGCTTCTGCTGGAGTTTCTGGGCGTTGATGGCTCGTCCCAGTTGCGCGGCTTGGAGCAATGGACGTTTCGCGTCTACATCGGCTTGAGCAATGCGCGTCTCAATCTCAGCAGCTTCGGTTTTGAGATATTCTTTGCGCTCGGTCTGTTGGTACTGCAACATTTTGTAATAAGCCGCTTGCCTGTAGTAGGTCAGGGCTTGTTGCTGTTGTTTCACTACCTGGGGGTCATTGTCGAAAGTCCAGTTGAGTCCTGCCATTACTTGACCTCCTGGAGCGCGGTTTGGATATTCTGTTGAAGTTGCTCTAATTCTTCGTTACGAGCCTTCAGCTTCTCGTTTTCAGCTTTGAGGTTCTTATTTTCAATCTCTAGCTGCTTTTGGTTCGTTGCGGCGTACACGTTGCTGATGCGGGGGATGGTTATGATTACGCATCCGGCTAGGGCAATGAGCAGGATTGGAATCGACCAATCCGTTCTTCTATCGTTGAACATTTGTTAATCTCCTATTGGATAGCCCCTAGAGATAGAGGCTTTACAGTCCTGAGAGCGCGGTCTATCTTTTGCGGGAAGTCCGCGCTTCTCTATTGCAACGCGATCGCGTTAATCGTTACGTCTTCTTGGGGCAATGCCGCTAACCTTTCACCAACAGAGGCAAGGAACCCGTTAGAGCGCTGCTTAACGATCTCCCCTGCAACTTGCCCGTCTAGCCGTCGCCAGAACTCGGACGCAATCTTAGGGGCAACTTCGGGTATCGCTTCAAAGTAACGGTCTGCAATAGCTTGCGCGATTTGGTCTTCTGGGGTTTGAGTTGAACTGGTAACGTTTTCAGTTGATTCGGTCTTCTTGGTGCGTGGCATTGTCTCTACTCCTTTAAAATTCTCGAAATTTCCATCAGTAACCGTTTTAGGCGCGAAAGGATTCCGCGCTGTGAGCCTTTCCCTCAGCACGTAATTTAGCCAAGAGAGCTTCTTTAGCACGGCATTCAGCCTCGTATTCAAGCCTTGCAGCCTCAGCGCCCCTTGCTGCCGCTTCACGAATTCCTTGAGCTTGATGTTGGTGGTAAATATGTTGCTGGACGCGATCGCGCTCTTGTAGCTCTCCCAATGTCGCCTCGATTCCTTGTTGGACAAGAGCTTCAAGGTCAGTCAATCCCCCATATTCCTCTGTTTGAGCTTGATAGTAGTCGTTGGGGTCGTAGGACAAGTCAATCGTGGATTCGTAGCGAATTGGCTCGATAGTTACCAGTGCTGAGGTTTCTGGTTCAGGAACGGACAGCATGGGAATCAACCCAGCAACATAGCGAGTCTTGTTTTTAGCTTCTTTATAGCCATCGAGCAAGCTGAATCCTTCAGCCGTGATGCGGTCATCCTCATCGGTCACGGTAATGTCACCTTCATGAATCTTCTTAATCCATTTTCCAATGGTCACATCGCTAACATCTAAAGCTTTTCCAGCTTCGACACGGGTGCAGGGAAAGTTCGGTAGGGTTCGAGTCGAATTCGCCTCTAATTCGGTTCGAGGTTCGCTCGAAGGTTCGATAGGGGGTTGATTGGTTTCTGTCTCAGTGGGCTGAATGTTAATGAAATCAAGGTCTTCACGCATTGTTCGGAACTCCTTTGAATAGGTTAATTTGATTCGGAATGGTTCGATGCTAACACAGTTACTACAGAATTTGTCAAGAATTATGCTAGTATCTTTAAAGAATTATGCAAGATTTGATTCGAGTTTGTGTTCGAGTGATGAAATAGCGACAATGGAACGGTAAAGATTATGGGAAGATTGTTGGGAGAAATGGCAAAGAAAGATGAGAGATTATCTCTTCCCGCATTGGGAGAGTACTACGACGATCTGTTGATCGTTGACGCTTGGATCAATAACCGAACAAAAGCAACTCAAGGACAATCATTACTCTGTGCAAAGCTACAAGAGCGAGAACCTAGAGTGCGTGATCGCGTTGAGTATTTGGCTCAAAAACGGGGTGTTTCAGCCAGTGAACTTTGGTTACAAATACTAAAAGGTGAAGCTCAGAAAATATCGCCAGCAGATATAGAGGAAGAGGCGAGTTGAAAAACAATGACCGATCCCATCAAAGTCCAACGTGCAACTGTCACCATTGGCTCAATTGAAGTTGATGGATTTCAACTACCTGATGGGTCTTATCGAATGAGCGTGACCCAAGCGGCTGAAACCATCGGTCTAGGTGTTCAAAACGCCTCAGATTTTTCACGCTCAAAAGCTATCAAACCTTTACTAGGCGAAGGTTATACGCCTCAGACTTGTCAACTGCCTATCTCCGAACGGGAAAATGCAAATCATTTTCGTGCAACTCCTGTTATCTCCTGTTATCTCCGTGCATTGTCGTGCAACTCCGTATAGTTTTCCTTTTTGCAACCTCTGCGACATTTGTCCCAGGGTTTGTAACAAGAATGTATATCCTTAGTAGAGCCGCGCGGCAGCAATGATGTCAACCCCCATGAATATTCCGAAGGGTATTTACATGGGGTGTCAAATATAAATATTGTCTGTCGTCTAGAAAGTCTAAAGTTATGCGGGGCGCGATCTTGGAAGATTGCGGGACAGAGGGAAATGATGATGTATGATCCTAAAAGGGACTCTTTTAAATCCGAACAGAAGGTGTTGATTGAAATCTCGAAGCAGGGGCAATTTAATTCAAGTTTGAATTTAGTATTTTTGCCCCTAAAAAACCTAAAACCCCCAGAGAGAATTAACTCACTGAGGGTATGAAGCAAAAAAGAGCTGAGAATCACGACGACCAATCTTGACTTCTCTATGCTCTCTGCCCAAACCAATGCCGTGTGAAGGCAAAGATCTATGAACATCGTAACTGAAAATTTATCTTTTTATAACCCCCATTATAGCCCAATGACGGGCGATATCCAATCGTTTCAAAAGGATAGCGCCCGAATTCGGATGTGTATGGCGTATCGGGAATTGTTTTTAGACAAACAATTAACCGAAATCGTGACTGAGCTTGAGAAACGCGGAATTCCAAGCGAGAGCCACATTTTTAATATTCAAATCATTCAAACAATACTGGAGGTGTAGTGATGGAATTTTTTCTTTCTGGAAACCCGCGCGGTATCTGTCCCGATGAAAAAATGAGGGGGCGGGATATTCAAGTTCACCTCGTCGTAGATACCGAGTTTACAACCCACAAACGGGGGGATTTAGACCAAACCACGAGAACACACCTGAGTACCCAGGTTAAAAGTTGGGGTGAAGAAAAGGGCGTTTTGTATTGGAATTCTGCGATTGGAGAGTCAGCAAATGCAGCGAGAGCGGCTGTTGATTTGGAACCATGTCCTTTCGTAAATCGAGAATTTGTCTTTTTGGACGAACTCGATCGACGCGGTATCGATTGGAAAATGAGGGAATTGTTTGTGGGAGAGGATTTGCCAGCTTTAACCGTGGTGTTGTACGCCCACTTCGCGATCGCGGAACTGAACTTGATTTTCAGCGAAGATTTCAAAGAGGAAATCTTAAACCTGCAAGAAAGCAAGAAAATCGTTCAACAACGCAGATTAAGGGGTGCTGACGAGAAATTCCAGGAAACCGTCAGTTTGGGACGAGCGATAAACATTGAGGAAAAGTGGTATGAGTTGAAAATCGCGTTCGTCGATACTGCTGGACTCCACGGAGCAACAAGCTATCAAAATATTTGCAGTAATACGAAAGTACAATTAGAGGGTAAGGAGCTTTTTAATTCAGAAGAGAAGAGTAGGATGAATGAAATGTTAATTCAAAGACCAAAGGATTTTGAAACTTATGCTTTGGGCGATTTGGAAATCGACAAAGTATTGACGAACTATTGTGAGATGTTTCGCGACCTCTACCTATCGCTAGGATTGGGTGAGAGTGTCGAGTTAGGAGACGGAAGTCTGATTGAAGTTACGTACTATCGACAACCTAAGCTCACCATTGGCGGCACAGTTAAAAACCTATTTGAAGCTGCATTAGCTTCAAAATTGGGGGTACGCTGTTACAGTTTGAACGATGAGGGTGGAATTGATGAAAACTACGATTGGGTGAAGGAATTCAACGAAAAGGTCGTTCCTATTTTGTCCCCCAATAGCGCTCAAGAATTACGACAGTTCACCAAGAATACTAAAGCTTTACTCGCTAAAGTTCAGGGGGGGCGGTGTCGCAACAACAAACCTTTAATTACCCACATCAAATCTTTCCTTTGTGATATCGATATTTCAGGTTGTTATGGGGAAGGTCAGCGAAACCAAGAGTACCCAATAGGAAGACCCGAAATTTACGATTTCAGAATCCTCGAAAACAACTACTACCCCACTTTGTTCGAGTGGATGAAAATGTATGGCGTTGGTTTTGATAAAAACCGAAGAATTAGCAAGAGTGGTGATTTGATTCCTGGGTTGTGGATGGCTCGAATCTCTACAGAAGAACCTTTATCGTTTTCTCAAGACGTGGTAGAAACTTGGACGAGTTCGAGTAAAGAACACGAGATGAACCTCATGGGAAAATTCATCGACGAGATGAGTTCGGATACCGAGTGCGAAGGGAAAAAATGGGTTGATTTTGATACTGAGTACGGGGCGCTGAAAATCAATCATCATGAAGTGTTTAATGGAGTCTTAACACACGACTTACTACAAGTCTTACTGAATCATTCTACAGAAAGTCAAAGGATTGAATTGTTGAAGAAAATAAAAGTGACTTCTTCAATGGTTTATCCGAAATCAGAACGTATTTCTTGTGAGACACAGACCGAAGGTTTAAGACTTTTGAAAGAAGGTCAGGACAACTGGAAGTATAAAAATACG includes these proteins:
- a CDS encoding IS1/IS1595 family N-terminal zinc-binding domain-containing protein — translated: MQEEFIASKKQLESWDGLTNNLSLASLALCGVSAPIALYATAKNQPGGILAGYSLTGTGLFCLFGSLLVGRIVGDKLSRIRAELKLAEKRYHEGKTEGISQGKQETEGEWEKDKQKRDRAWESKLTNQLTQQKQEIEKSTKALTERLEAIIAQKEEQIAQLREAFVIARSEGESEASRRYERRLTDLNEDLELARNRVRRVEDLKRENEQLNFALQARQQALDSKEEMLRHREMQTAQSQSQMQQVVENNRQLQQLTANLQREMEMREQEIAVMVESTRNQAVAETQEKLANLYQLELEKASAIAARLKAELSTYRRRENLDKGLPELRNLLVRGDKPILKPAFIVGDQGSGKALHSVELARLFSLGADSVIAVALDISEGGREDSSWARLGVPVTNDREAFFRLLKAVKAQLDNPQSSLPFRNDKQRYWASPPILLFIDEALTSFAGMDKNELVEISEAIRAIETRGSKRKVFLVAMGTNDQIQNLSPEGKGSKGGTQAVKIWNTGTLNSYLQIYLNDAAKALATDEELKANLGLQHYLAAYGDGYFIASAKWTDGKGKFLKPFKHVSHHGHLLTETIPSRAIEPVNLAPCPGFFPQEITRLYQQFLKPEIESGLENDGLEDTSPLSGDEVGMEGSEGMRKSLERLLELNSQNPPLEEDENSSKGMEIAPTCPHCGGKDLAKNGKRKSGKQRLKCKSCKKNFSI
- a CDS encoding winged helix-turn-helix domain-containing protein, with the protein product MPIIIIKARPGKTTAEQALELIDAHPDGISIRELCVTLNRPVSMIQICLKAALTAGRITAIQEGMSLVYCLKSERIGKNKD
- a CDS encoding thermonuclease family protein is translated as MQITKPIQIVLTVAVLLLAGTAAAHYALSRSGSDTEHGWRVSAIASGNQVTLTRKRREKVFKLCGVDIPEGFAKEAEDALRSILPRNQEIFLVRSGRDRGSVEVFVPQGEGENLVNVELLIRGLGRAIKPKDCPNGIALENAEQIAREAKLGIWKRSEIELQSHSPLFILMFP
- a CDS encoding DUF559 domain-containing protein → MTQLFENSKEVFDAGFFNKKVGHEYIGKEYIHEGQFSIKYAGKRETPNHHYTIEAVRKKDEGRLGDVVLKVYKDAKALDAIWGRRNRAHYKNMGFESPAEVAVAIEFSRRKILFFSNPTCLIEDRSGVPVTRRPDFLVVYKGQTRILEVDGGQYHQNALEDYRRDRLFERHGLRVTRFTADECLTHPELVVDEFLELFSLGNHADIAFEKMLREQQRTIRLD